The Cloacibacillus sp. genome window below encodes:
- a CDS encoding PF20097 family protein encodes MRCPFCGAEMEEGRLVGNKFKMKFMPDDKGLLLGIWAMNGISLGKKSFPGRAVIPDTWRCERCGKYIIDIAGGEKKA; translated from the coding sequence ATGAGATGCCCCTTTTGCGGCGCGGAGATGGAAGAGGGCCGTCTGGTCGGAAATAAATTCAAGATGAAATTTATGCCTGACGATAAAGGCCTCCTGCTTGGCATCTGGGCGATGAACGGTATTTCCCTGGGCAAGAAGTCCTTCCCTGGACGCGCGGTGATCCCCGATACCTGGCGGTGTGAAAGGTGCGGCAAATATATAATCGACATCGCCGGCGGCGAAAAGAAGGCGTGA
- a CDS encoding PF20097 family protein, translating to MQCPYCKKEMTAGTIYGDTYRMKWLPRKRGLFLGIWAFGGHSIGRGGFFTRARVRAYFCDSCEKFIIDEHPRGVKL from the coding sequence GTGCAGTGTCCATATTGTAAAAAGGAGATGACCGCCGGCACCATCTATGGCGATACATACCGGATGAAATGGCTGCCGCGGAAGAGGGGACTCTTTCTCGGCATCTGGGCCTTCGGAGGCCACAGTATCGGCCGGGGCGGATTTTTTACCCGCGCCCGCGTCCGCGCCTATTTCTGCGATTCCTGCGAAAAATTCATCATCGACGAACACCCGCGGGGGGTAAAGCTATGA